Proteins encoded together in one Heliangelus exortis chromosome 13, bHelExo1.hap1, whole genome shotgun sequence window:
- the DDX28 gene encoding LOW QUALITY PROTEIN: probable ATP-dependent RNA helicase DDX28 (The sequence of the model RefSeq protein was modified relative to this genomic sequence to represent the inferred CDS: inserted 1 base in 1 codon): protein MRELRGASGGSFPRAKGAEALPEHPRAMLAAAGRSRRLSSQPTAEKVKVKRQPLPPPPEVPGTPAPPAPHSPSSRGSAASPEGRGEPGEPGGRASSRRHQAAPSPRXEAAMALSRGGMAAVLLLLPRRLAATRAAAAGGQPPDSVVRIPWALRMRLQRGAQRRRRGKGEAATPVRPGKLLLRSRRPELSQPSWQTVGRWERPQLVSAGWKHRKARGDYFQLEPSQEAAPAIQAQQPDSGHGPSFAEMGLQPALLSGLERLSIGRPTAVQRLAIPALRRGRSALCAAETGSGKTLAYLLPLLDGLLSRPEEPAEAAAAAGPASPRGLVVLPSRELTAQVGAVAAALCRPAGLPVCRLTGGSAAGGLRRQLRAPPPGPAVLLGTPGALREALRRRFLALERLRWMVLDEADALMDETFVQSLEEILAHAPLAAGAPQPAGPGEVRTQVVVVGATFPAGLSQTLEKFTDVGHFVTLSTHSLHRLPPHVLQKFMRLKGQDKLPELLQLLKEHPASGGAVLIFCNSASTVNWLGYILDDHKIKHLRLQGQMSADARAGIFASFQRGDVSVLVCTDLASRGLDTSSVQLVVNYDFPDTLQDYLHRVGRVGRVGSRAPGAVVSFVTHRWDVDLVRKIETAARKRTGLPGMDSSINEPPPKGA from the exons ATGAGAGAGCTCAGGGGCGCCTCCGGGGGCTCCTTCCCCCGAGCGAAGGGCGCCGAGGCTCTGCCAGAGCACCCCAGGGCCATGTTGGCTGCTgcggggaggagcaggaggctcaGCTCTCAGCCGACAGCTGAAAAGGTGAAGGTGAAGAGACAGCCGCTACCGCCGCCTCCTGAGGTACCAGGCACCCCCGCGCCCCCTGCCCCGCACTCACCGTCCTCGCGTGGCTCCGCCGCGTCTCCGGAGGGGCGGGGGGAACCGGGAGAACCGGGAGGCAGAGCTTCTTCGCGGCGTCATCAGGCAGCGCCATCGCCAC GAGAGGCCGCCATGGCGCTGAGCCGCGGAGGGATGGCAGCGGTCCTCCTGCTGCTACCACGGCGGCTGGCGGCCACCCGGGCGGCGGCAGCGGGCGGGCAGCCCCCCGATAGCGTGGTGCGCATCCCTTGGGCCCTGCGGATGCGCCTGCAGCGGGGCGCGCAGCGCCGTCGACGCGGGAAAGGGGAAGCGGCGACACCCGTGCGACCCGGGAAGCTGCTACTGCGGAGCCGGCGGCCGGAGCTGAGCCAACCTTCCTGGCAGACGGTGGGGCGCTGGGAGCGGCCGCAACTGGTGTCGGCGGGCTGGAAGCACAGGAAGGCCCGCGGGGACTACTTCCAGCTGGAGCCCTCGCAGGAGGCGGCTCCCGCCATTCAGGCGCAGCAGCCTGACTCGGGGCACGGCCCGTCTTTCGCCGAGATGGGGCTGCAGCCGGCGCTGCTGTCCGGCTTGGAGCGCCTCTCCATCGGCCGCCCCACGGCGGTGCAGCGCCTCGCCATCCCCGCGCTGCGCCGCGGCCGCAGCGCTCTCTGCGCCGCCGAGACCGGCAGCGGCAAGACGCTGGCCTACCTGTTGCCGCTGCTGGACGGGCTGCTCTCCCGCCCCGAGGAGCCGGccgaggcggcggcggcggcggggccggcaTCGCCCCGCGGGCTGGTGGTGCTGCCGTCGCGGGAGCTGACAGCGCAAGTGGGCGCGGTGGCGGCGGCGCTGTGCCGGCCGGCGGGGCTGCCGGTGTGCCGGCTGACGGGCGGCAGCGCGGCGGGCGGGCTGCGGAGGCAGCTGCGGGCGCCGCCGCCGGGTCCCGCCGTGCTGCTGGGCACCCCCGGGGCGTTGCGGGAAGCGCTGCGGCGGCGCTTCCTGGCCCTGGAGCGTCTGCGCTGGATGGTGCTGGACGAGGCGGACGCCCTGATGGACGAAACCTTTGTCCAGTCGCTGGAGGAGATCCTGGCACACGCGCCTCTGGCCGCCGGTGCTCCCCAGCCGGCCGGCCCCGGGGAGGTGAGGACGCAGGTGGTGGTGGTCGGAGCCACCTTCCCCGCGGGGTTGAGCCAGACCCTGGAGAAATTCACTGATGTGGGCCACTTCGTCaccctcagcacccacagcctgCACCGCCTGCCTCCCCACGTCCTGCAGAAGTTTATGCGCCTCAAGGGCCAGGACAAGCTGCCTGAACTGCTGCAGCTACTCAAGGAGCACCCAGCATCCGGCGGGGCTGTTCTCATCTTCTGCAACAGTGCCAGCACTGTCAACTGGCTGGGCTATATCCTGGATGACCACAAAATCAAGCACCTGAGGTTGCAGGGACAGATGTCAGCAGATGCTAGAGCCGGCATCTTTGCCTCCTTCCAGAGGGGTGATGTGTCAGTCCTTGTCTGCACTGACCTCGCATCACGGGGGCTGGACACTAGTAGTGTGCAGCTGGTAGTCAACTATGACTTCCCTGACACCCTGCAGGACTACCTGCACCGTGTGGGGAGGGTTGGACGGGTTGGAAGCAGGGCACCTGGAGCTGTGGTTAGTTTTGTCACCCATCGGTGGGATGTGGATCTGGTACGGAAAATAGAGACAGCAGCCCGAAAAAGGACAGGTCTCCCAGGCATGGACTCCTCTATTAATGAGCCTCCACCTAAAGGAGCTTGA